A section of the Pseudomonas sp. FP453 genome encodes:
- a CDS encoding Crp/Fnr family transcriptional regulator — translation MVLHRVHHQILRSHHLFEPMDEAQLSELMSNSQLLNVDKGEPLFRQGEPADAFYFVIAGAVKIYRLTPDGQEKVFEVIGERQTFAEAMMLMDTPNYVACAEAVCPTQVYRLSNATYMRLLQSNSRLTFALLGTLCVRLHQRVNEIETLSLKNATHRVVRYLLTQLVRLHSSETRFELPMAKQLIAGHLSIQPETFSRIIRRLIDEKIITQDGRHIAILDRSRLEQFE, via the coding sequence ATGGTGCTCCATCGTGTCCATCACCAGATCCTGCGCAGTCACCACCTGTTCGAGCCCATGGACGAGGCCCAACTGAGTGAGTTGATGAGCAACAGCCAATTGCTCAATGTCGACAAGGGCGAGCCGCTGTTTCGCCAGGGCGAACCGGCCGATGCGTTTTACTTCGTGATTGCCGGCGCGGTGAAAATCTACCGCCTGACCCCGGATGGCCAGGAGAAAGTGTTCGAGGTGATCGGCGAGCGCCAGACCTTTGCCGAAGCGATGATGCTGATGGACACGCCCAACTATGTGGCGTGCGCCGAAGCGGTGTGCCCGACCCAGGTGTATCGCCTGTCCAACGCCACCTATATGCGCCTGTTGCAGAGCAACAGCCGCCTGACCTTCGCCTTGCTCGGCACGTTGTGCGTGCGTTTGCACCAGCGGGTCAACGAGATCGAGACGTTGTCGCTGAAAAACGCCACCCACCGCGTGGTGCGCTACCTGCTCACGCAACTGGTGCGCCTGCACAGCAGCGAGACGCGCTTTGAACTGCCCATGGCCAAGCAGTTGATCGCCGGGCACTTGTCGATTCAGCCGGAGACGTTCTCGCGGATTATCCGGCGCCTGATCGATGAAAAGATCATCACCCAGGACGGTCGCCACATCGCCATTCTCGACCGTTCGCGCCTGGAGCAATTCGAGTGA
- a CDS encoding protein DnrP, with protein sequence MKTCLYCQHRNAVERDTCEHCAMPLPASEASHQARRLSRFQWFCLGLLLFCIAMFFWLPRGIY encoded by the coding sequence GTGAAAACCTGCCTCTACTGCCAGCATCGCAATGCCGTGGAGCGCGACACCTGCGAGCACTGCGCCATGCCGCTGCCGGCGTCCGAGGCCAGCCACCAGGCCCGGCGGCTGAGCCGCTTCCAGTGGTTTTGCCTGGGCCTGCTGCTGTTTTGCATCGCGATGTTCTTCTGGTTGCCCCGGGGTATTTACTGA
- a CDS encoding nitric oxide reductase activation protein NorD: MAFTLELEEWVGSAWHRFITRRASVDFPAAQVHLRDRQRSLALLFRALGGAGGIALEAAGERDLLLRRNLLMRIAGTCKQAPLASCDGNRLRLPSRLAVFPHASLNLELYRWLALLAAQSGPMTHWARDNQRWTWLLLQRYPAMRPSYRRLVDAHIALRPDPASLCPDEAALEKALRKALREPDSVRHLPRSQRAPWPLPLWLYPPLHLDTPQSADLFDEGDDLAAHPGEQHGARKRVTRLDDQRRDGGLLVVRLENLFSWTEHVDLERWTDDGHDPDAARVAEDLDQLSLSRQRVRKSGGLKLHLDLPPADVDDIPLGEGIKLPEWDYRQQRLQDAFVNLQLMQPRDAAPQPLPPRLQAQAQRLRRQFQRLRTDRQWQRQQPQGSELDLQAWLDFHVQRQHAACAERGLFMEQRHRQRDLACLLLADLSMSTDAHLNDTQKVIDVIRDSLLLFGESLTGAGDRFALYGFSSLRRHQVRLQVLKSFQQPYDDRIRGAIQGLKQGYYTRMGAAIRQATQLLGACPQRRKLLLLLTDGKPNDLDLYEGRYGFEDTRQAVLQARRAGLIPFCITIDKQAGDYLPYMFGANGFTLIRQPQQLPQRLPQLYRQLTEGQ, from the coding sequence ATGGCCTTTACCCTGGAGCTGGAAGAGTGGGTCGGCAGTGCCTGGCACCGCTTTATCACGCGCCGTGCAAGCGTGGATTTCCCCGCCGCGCAGGTGCACCTGCGCGACCGCCAGCGCAGTCTGGCGCTACTGTTTCGCGCCCTTGGCGGCGCCGGCGGCATCGCCCTGGAGGCTGCCGGCGAGCGCGACCTGCTGCTGCGCCGCAACCTGCTGATGCGCATCGCCGGTACCTGCAAGCAGGCGCCGCTGGCCAGCTGCGACGGCAACCGCTTGCGCCTGCCGTCGCGCCTGGCGGTGTTCCCCCACGCCAGCCTCAACCTGGAACTGTATCGCTGGCTGGCCCTGCTCGCCGCACAGTCCGGCCCGATGACCCACTGGGCGCGGGACAACCAGCGCTGGACCTGGCTGCTGCTGCAACGCTATCCCGCCATGCGCCCCAGCTACCGGCGCCTGGTGGACGCGCATATCGCCCTGCGCCCCGACCCGGCCAGCCTGTGCCCCGACGAAGCGGCGTTGGAAAAAGCCTTGCGCAAGGCCCTGCGCGAACCCGACAGCGTGCGCCACTTGCCGCGCAGTCAGCGTGCGCCCTGGCCGCTTCCGTTATGGCTGTACCCGCCGCTGCACCTGGACACGCCGCAAAGCGCCGACCTCTTTGATGAAGGCGACGACCTCGCCGCCCATCCCGGCGAGCAGCACGGTGCGCGCAAACGCGTCACACGCCTGGACGACCAGCGTCGCGACGGTGGCCTGCTGGTGGTCCGCCTGGAAAACCTGTTCAGCTGGACCGAACACGTCGACCTCGAACGCTGGACCGACGACGGCCACGACCCGGATGCCGCACGCGTCGCCGAAGACCTCGACCAGTTGAGCCTGTCGCGCCAACGCGTGCGCAAGAGCGGCGGCCTGAAGCTGCACCTCGACCTGCCACCCGCCGATGTCGATGACATCCCCCTCGGCGAAGGCATCAAGCTGCCCGAATGGGACTATCGCCAACAACGCCTGCAAGACGCCTTCGTCAACCTGCAACTGATGCAGCCACGCGACGCGGCGCCGCAACCCTTGCCCCCACGCCTGCAAGCCCAGGCCCAGCGCCTGCGGCGCCAGTTCCAGCGACTGCGCACCGACCGCCAATGGCAGCGCCAGCAACCCCAGGGCAGCGAACTCGACCTGCAAGCCTGGCTGGATTTCCATGTGCAGCGCCAGCACGCGGCCTGTGCCGAGCGCGGCCTGTTCATGGAGCAGCGTCACCGCCAGCGCGACCTCGCGTGCCTGCTGCTGGCGGACCTGTCGATGTCCACCGACGCCCATCTGAACGACACGCAAAAAGTCATCGACGTGATCCGCGACAGCTTGCTGCTGTTCGGTGAAAGCCTGACCGGGGCCGGGGATCGGTTTGCGCTGTATGGGTTTTCGTCCCTGCGCCGGCATCAGGTGCGCTTGCAGGTGCTCAAGTCCTTCCAGCAACCCTACGACGACCGCATACGCGGCGCGATCCAGGGCCTCAAGCAGGGCTATTACACGCGCATGGGCGCCGCCATCCGCCAGGCCACCCAGCTGTTGGGCGCCTGCCCGCAGCGGCGCAAGCTGCTGTTGCTGCTCACCGATGGCAAGCCCAATGACCTGGACCTGTACGAGGGCCGCTATGGCTTCGAAGACACCCGCCAGGCAGTGCTGCAGGCGCGGCGCGCGGGCTTGATTCCGTTCTGCATCACCATCGACAAACAGGCCGGCGACTACCTGCCGTACATGTTCGGCGCGAATGGCTTCACCCTGATCCGCCAACCGCAGCAGTTGCCCCAACGCTTGCCGCAGCTGTACCGGCAGTTGACCGAAGGTCAGTAA
- a CDS encoding cbb3-type cytochrome c oxidase subunit I produces MRSANPYLKFQSQAVAKPYFVFALMLFVGQVLFGLIMGLQYVVGDFLFPLIPFNVARMVHTNLLIVWLLFGFMGAAYYLVPEEADRELHSPKLAILLFWVFAVAGVLTILGYLLVPYAALAKLTHNELLPTMGREFLEQPTITKMGIVVVCLGFLYNIGMTLLKGRKTTVSMVMMTGLIGLAVFFLFSFYNPGNLARDKFYWWWVVHLWVEGVWELIMGSMLAFVLIKVTGVDREVVEKWLYVIIAMALITGIIGTGHHFFWIGAPQVWLWVGSIFSALEPLPFLAMVMFAFTMVKRRRREHPNRAATLWAKGTTVTAFFGAGVWGFLHTLAPVNFYTHGTQLTAAHGHLAFFGAYAMIVMTLISYAMPRLRGLGEAPDARAQTIEVWGFWLMVLSMVMITVFLTAAGAVQVWLQRWPVDGVALPFMATVEHLNTLFWARLASGVVFLLGLLCYLYSCRQRRAVVGEPVPSVH; encoded by the coding sequence ATGCGCAGCGCCAACCCCTATCTGAAATTCCAATCCCAGGCCGTGGCCAAACCTTACTTTGTGTTTGCCCTGATGCTGTTTGTCGGCCAGGTGCTGTTCGGCCTGATCATGGGCCTGCAATACGTGGTGGGTGACTTCCTCTTCCCGTTGATCCCGTTCAACGTGGCGCGGATGGTCCACACCAACCTGCTGATCGTCTGGCTGCTGTTCGGCTTCATGGGCGCCGCCTATTACCTGGTGCCCGAGGAGGCGGACCGCGAGTTGCACAGTCCGAAACTGGCGATCCTGTTGTTCTGGGTGTTTGCCGTGGCCGGGGTGCTGACCATCCTCGGCTACCTGCTGGTGCCCTATGCGGCGCTGGCCAAGCTCACCCACAACGAGCTGCTGCCCACCATGGGCCGCGAGTTCCTTGAGCAACCGACCATCACCAAGATGGGCATCGTGGTGGTCTGCCTGGGCTTTCTCTACAACATCGGCATGACCCTGCTCAAGGGCCGCAAGACCACGGTGAGCATGGTGATGATGACCGGGCTGATCGGCCTCGCGGTGTTCTTCCTGTTCTCCTTCTACAACCCCGGCAACCTGGCGCGGGACAAGTTCTACTGGTGGTGGGTGGTGCACCTGTGGGTCGAAGGCGTGTGGGAATTGATCATGGGCTCGATGCTGGCGTTCGTGCTGATCAAGGTCACCGGTGTCGACCGCGAAGTGGTGGAGAAGTGGCTGTACGTGATCATCGCCATGGCCTTGATCACCGGGATCATCGGCACCGGTCACCACTTCTTCTGGATCGGCGCGCCGCAGGTGTGGCTGTGGGTCGGCTCGATCTTCTCGGCGCTGGAACCGCTGCCGTTCCTGGCGATGGTGATGTTCGCCTTTACCATGGTCAAACGCCGGCGCCGCGAGCACCCCAACCGCGCCGCAACGCTGTGGGCCAAGGGCACCACGGTGACGGCATTCTTCGGCGCCGGGGTCTGGGGTTTCCTGCACACCTTGGCACCGGTCAACTTCTACACCCACGGCACCCAGCTCACGGCAGCCCACGGGCACCTGGCGTTCTTCGGGGCCTACGCCATGATCGTGATGACCTTGATCAGCTACGCCATGCCGCGCCTGCGTGGCCTTGGTGAAGCGCCGGATGCACGCGCGCAGACCATTGAGGTCTGGGGCTTCTGGTTGATGGTGTTGTCGATGGTGATGATCACCGTGTTCCTCACCGCCGCCGGCGCGGTGCAGGTGTGGTTGCAGCGTTGGCCGGTGGACGGCGTGGCACTGCCGTTCATGGCCACGGTGGAGCATCTGAACACCTTGTTCTGGGCGCGCTTGGCCAGCGGCGTGGTGTTCCTGCTGGGGCTGCTCTGCTACCTGTACAGCTGCCGGCAACGGCGCGCGGTGGTCGGTGAACCGGTGCCGAGTGTGCACTGA
- a CDS encoding cytochrome c, translating to MSETFTKGMARNIYFGGSVFFFLIFLALTYHTEQTFPTRSNVDQLTESVVRGKGVWERNNCVGCHTLLGEGAYFAPELGNVFQRRGGDEGFKPFLHAWMKMQPLGVPGRRAMPQFNLSDQEVGDLAEFLKWSSKIDTNNWPPNKEG from the coding sequence ATGTCAGAGACCTTCACCAAGGGCATGGCCAGGAATATCTACTTCGGAGGGAGCGTGTTCTTCTTCCTGATTTTCCTGGCCCTGACCTACCACACCGAGCAAACCTTTCCCACCCGTAGCAACGTCGATCAGCTCACTGAATCGGTTGTGCGCGGCAAGGGCGTGTGGGAGCGCAACAACTGTGTCGGCTGCCACACCCTGTTGGGCGAGGGCGCGTACTTTGCGCCGGAGCTGGGCAATGTGTTCCAGCGCCGGGGCGGTGACGAAGGGTTCAAGCCGTTCCTGCACGCCTGGATGAAGATGCAACCCCTGGGCGTGCCCGGGCGCCGGGCCATGCCGCAATTCAATCTCAGTGACCAGGAAGTGGGTGATCTGGCCGAGTTCCTCAAGTGGAGCTCGAAGATCGACACCAATAACTGGCCACCGAACAAGGAGGGCTGA
- a CDS encoding cytochrome C oxidase subunit IV family protein translates to MSASQGLLVCWAVLVSLSAGTVLAGAAGVWLVVLLLAASKAWLIADGFMELRHAPWGWRGMLLGWAVVLVLLIGVIC, encoded by the coding sequence ATGAGTGCGTCGCAGGGGTTGCTGGTGTGTTGGGCGGTGCTGGTGTCGCTGAGTGCCGGGACGGTGCTGGCGGGCGCTGCGGGGGTGTGGTTGGTGGTGCTGTTGTTGGCGGCCTCCAAGGCGTGGCTGATTGCGGACGGGTTTATGGAGTTGCGGCATGCGCCCTGGGGGTGGCGCGGGATGTTGTTGGGATGGGCTGTGGTGCTGGTGCTGCTGATCGGTGTTATCTGCTGA
- a CDS encoding cytochrome c oxidase subunit 3: protein MCTLPEPRRLRGDLAMWFFILAELTVFAILILAFVVTQRLEPEGFAAGRSQLDSSTGLAMTVSLLTAGLLAALAVQQVRVQRSRRGAALFGAALLVALVYVAIKLGEYSHLAGVGLGLEYSRFFTLYWMLTGFHFLHVLLGMLILGWLAMACWRGRVAVSGVESGVLYWHMVDLVWVVLFPVVYVMG from the coding sequence ATGTGCACTTTGCCTGAACCGCGCCGCCTGCGGGGTGACTTGGCGATGTGGTTTTTCATCCTTGCCGAGCTGACGGTGTTTGCGATTTTGATCCTCGCATTTGTCGTCACGCAGCGCCTCGAACCTGAAGGGTTTGCCGCAGGCCGCAGCCAGCTGGACAGCTCCACCGGGCTGGCGATGACGGTGAGCCTGCTGACCGCGGGCTTGCTCGCGGCGTTGGCAGTGCAACAGGTGCGCGTGCAACGGTCACGGCGTGGCGCCGCCTTGTTTGGGGCGGCCTTGCTGGTAGCGCTGGTGTACGTCGCGATCAAGCTCGGCGAATACAGCCACCTTGCCGGTGTTGGACTGGGCTTGGAGTACAGCCGGTTCTTTACCTTGTACTGGATGCTCACGGGGTTTCATTTTTTGCATGTGCTGCTGGGCATGCTGATCCTCGGCTGGCTGGCCATGGCCTGCTGGCGCGGAAGGGTGGCAGTGAGCGGGGTGGAGTCGGGGGTGCTGTACTGGCACATGGTGGACCTGGTGTGGGTGGTGTTGTTTCCGGTGGTCTACGTGATGGGGTGA
- a CDS encoding CbbQ/NirQ/NorQ/GpvN family protein has protein sequence MTEPFYQPVDNECLLFEHAWHHRMPVLIKGPTGCGKTRFVQHMAHRLQLPLYTVACHDDLSAADLIGRHLIGAQGTWWQDGPLTRAVREGGICYLDEVVEARQDTAVVLHPVADDRRELYLERTGEVVKAPPSFMLVVSYNPGYQNLLKGMKPSTRQRFVAMRFDYPAAADEARIVAQEAQVDSALAAEVVRLGQALRRLDQHDLEEVASTRLLIFTARLIAAGMPPREACLACLAQALSDDPQTVAALMDVVDVHFA, from the coding sequence ATGACCGAGCCGTTCTATCAACCCGTCGACAATGAATGCCTGCTGTTCGAACACGCCTGGCACCACCGCATGCCGGTGCTGATCAAGGGCCCCACCGGCTGCGGCAAGACGCGCTTTGTGCAGCATATGGCGCACCGCCTGCAGTTGCCGCTGTACACCGTGGCCTGTCACGACGACCTCAGCGCCGCCGACCTGATTGGCCGCCACTTGATCGGCGCCCAGGGCACCTGGTGGCAGGACGGCCCGCTGACCCGCGCCGTGCGCGAAGGTGGCATCTGTTACCTGGATGAAGTGGTCGAGGCCCGCCAGGACACGGCGGTGGTCCTGCACCCGGTGGCCGACGACCGCCGCGAGTTGTACCTGGAACGCACGGGGGAAGTGGTCAAGGCGCCGCCGTCGTTCATGCTGGTGGTGTCGTACAACCCCGGTTACCAGAACCTGCTCAAGGGCATGAAACCCAGCACCCGCCAGCGCTTTGTGGCCATGCGCTTCGACTATCCGGCGGCGGCGGACGAAGCGCGCATCGTCGCCCAGGAGGCCCAGGTGGACAGTGCGCTGGCGGCTGAAGTGGTGCGCTTGGGCCAGGCGTTGCGCCGTCTCGATCAACACGACCTGGAGGAAGTCGCCTCCACGCGCTTGCTGATCTTCACCGCCCGCCTGATCGCCGCCGGCATGCCACCGCGCGAAGCCTGCCTGGCCTGCCTGGCCCAGGCCCTGAGCGACGACCCGCAAACCGTCGCGGCATTGATGGACGTGGTGGATGTGCACTTTGCCTGA
- a CDS encoding cytochrome D1 domain-containing protein, giving the protein MLTRHTKTFTLSLASLSCALALVLPLSAHGAATPAVVKTAGAPDISQADFDASKQIYFERCAGCHGVLRKGATGKPLTPDITQSRGQAYLEALITYGSPAGMPNWGTSNALTKAQISSMATFIQHTAPTPPEWGMAETLKTWKVLVKPEDRPKRQLNKLNLDNLFSVTLRDDGKIALIDGDTKQIVKLIDTGYAVHISRISASGRYLLVIGRDAKIDMIDLWPAEPTKVAEIKVGIEARSVETSKFKGFEDKYTIAGSYWPPQFTIMDGETLEPRQIVSTRGMTVDKQEYHPEPRVAAIIASHEWPEFIVNVKETGKVMLVNYQDIKNLTITTIDAAPFLHDGGWDSTHRYFLTAANNSNKVAVIDSKLRTLTALVDVGKTPHPGRGANFVHPQYGPVWATSHLGDGGISVIGTDPIKHAQYAWKQVASLSGQGGGSLFIKTHPNSHHLYVDTTLNPDAKLSQSVAVFDINQLDKGYSVLPIAEYSGIKQGALRVVQPEYNKAGDEVWFSVWNGQTEESALVVIDDKTLKLKQVIKDKRLITPTGKFNVFNTQHDIY; this is encoded by the coding sequence ATGCTGACTCGCCACACAAAAACCTTCACCCTGAGCCTCGCCAGCCTGAGCTGCGCGCTGGCCCTCGTCCTGCCCTTGAGCGCCCATGGCGCCGCCACGCCCGCCGTGGTGAAAACCGCCGGTGCGCCGGACATCAGCCAGGCCGACTTCGACGCCTCCAAGCAGATTTACTTCGAACGCTGCGCCGGCTGCCACGGCGTGCTGCGCAAGGGCGCCACCGGCAAACCGCTGACCCCGGACATCACCCAATCCCGTGGCCAGGCGTACCTCGAAGCGCTGATCACCTACGGTTCCCCCGCCGGCATGCCGAACTGGGGCACCTCCAATGCGCTGACCAAAGCCCAGATCAGCAGCATGGCCACCTTCATCCAGCACACCGCGCCCACTCCGCCGGAATGGGGCATGGCCGAGACGCTCAAGACCTGGAAAGTGCTGGTCAAGCCTGAAGACCGGCCGAAGCGCCAGCTGAATAAACTCAACCTGGACAACCTGTTCTCCGTGACCCTGCGCGACGACGGCAAGATCGCCCTGATCGATGGCGACACCAAGCAGATCGTCAAGCTGATCGACACCGGCTACGCCGTGCACATCTCGCGGATTTCCGCCTCGGGGCGCTACCTGCTGGTGATCGGCCGCGATGCCAAGATCGACATGATCGACCTGTGGCCCGCCGAGCCGACCAAGGTCGCCGAGATCAAGGTCGGCATCGAAGCGCGCTCGGTGGAGACCTCCAAGTTCAAGGGCTTCGAGGACAAATACACCATCGCCGGCTCCTACTGGCCGCCGCAGTTCACGATCATGGACGGCGAAACCCTGGAGCCCAGGCAGATCGTCTCGACCCGCGGCATGACCGTGGACAAGCAGGAGTACCACCCCGAACCGCGCGTGGCGGCGATCATTGCCTCCCACGAATGGCCGGAGTTCATCGTCAACGTCAAGGAAACCGGCAAGGTCATGCTGGTCAACTACCAGGACATCAAGAACCTCACCATCACCACTATCGACGCTGCGCCGTTCCTGCATGACGGCGGTTGGGACAGCACCCACCGCTACTTCCTCACGGCAGCCAACAACTCGAACAAGGTCGCGGTGATCGACTCCAAGCTGCGCACCCTCACCGCCCTGGTGGACGTCGGCAAGACCCCGCACCCCGGGCGTGGCGCCAACTTCGTGCACCCGCAATACGGGCCGGTGTGGGCCACCAGCCACTTGGGCGATGGCGGCATCTCGGTGATCGGCACCGACCCGATCAAGCACGCGCAATACGCCTGGAAACAGGTGGCATCCCTCAGCGGCCAAGGGGGCGGCTCGCTGTTTATCAAGACCCACCCCAACTCCCATCACCTCTACGTCGACACCACCCTCAACCCCGACGCCAAGCTCAGCCAGTCGGTGGCGGTATTCGACATCAACCAACTCGACAAGGGCTACAGCGTGCTGCCGATCGCCGAGTACTCGGGCATCAAGCAAGGCGCACTGCGTGTGGTGCAACCGGAATACAACAAGGCCGGTGACGAGGTGTGGTTCTCGGTGTGGAACGGCCAGACCGAGGAGTCGGCGCTGGTGGTGATCGACGACAAGACCCTCAAGCTCAAGCAGGTGATCAAGGACAAACGGCTGATCACACCGACCGGCAAGTTCAACGTGTTCAACACCCAACACGACATTTATTGA